In Choloepus didactylus isolate mChoDid1 chromosome X, mChoDid1.pri, whole genome shotgun sequence, a genomic segment contains:
- the LOC119522217 gene encoding LOW QUALITY PROTEIN: trafficking protein particle complex subunit 13-like (The sequence of the model RefSeq protein was modified relative to this genomic sequence to represent the inferred CDS: inserted 2 bases in 1 codon) produces MARVSKVIAAELESNCHSDDFIHNKIKGIRRDVPLCVVSIXNSGRKRMFFRKLNLFSFIPLLDVKTKFYNLEMDDLYLEVQIQNISSSTVFIQKVSLDSSLMYIVTELNTLNQAGEDECTFGTRTVLQSMEGRQYLYHLQLKQEFAEKAGIIRGLTEMGKLDIVWKRNLGEMAMVQTIQLEREAPGYGNMRLSLETIPDTVILEKPFHITCKITNYSNRKMKLALKMCDRDSVRWCGSSGKYLGKLPPNSSLCFTLTLLTLKLGLQSISGIRITDKLLKRTYEYNDIAKVCVIPSILK; encoded by the exons TCTCCAAGGTTATAGCGGCAGAACTTGAATCCAATTGTCATAGTGATGATTTCATACACAACAAAATAAAGGGCATTAGAAGAGATGTCCCTCTGTGTGTAGTATCTAT CAATTCGGGTAGAAAAAGGATGTTTTTTAGGAAACTaaacttattttctttcatcccaCTGTTGGATGTTAAAACCAAGTTTTACAATTTGGAGATGGATGATTTATATCTCGAAGTCCAGATTCAGAATATTTCATCATCAACTGTGTTTATACAAAAGGTTTCCCTAGATTCATCTTTAATGTACATTGTAACAGAATTAAATACTCTCAACCAAGCTGGAGAAGATGAGTGCACCTTTGGAACCAGGACAGTTTTGCAATCAATGGAAGGACGCCAGTACTTATACCACCTTCAGCTCAAACAGGAATTTGCAGAGAAAGCTGGCATCATTAGAGGACTAACAGAAATGGGAAAGTTGGATATAGTGTGGAAAAGAAATCTAGGTGAAATGGCAATGGTACAGACAATCCAACTTGAAAGAGAAGCTCCAGGTTATGGAAACATGAGGCTTTCTTTGGAGACAATTCCAGATACTGTAATTCTAGAAAAGCCTTTTCATATTACCTGTAAGATAACAAACTACAGCAATAGGAAAATGAAATTGGCTTTGAAAATGTGTGACAGAGATTCTGTTCGTTGGTGTGGAAGTTCAGGAAAGTATCTTGGAAAACTGCCTCCAAATTCATCTCTCTGTTTCACCCTGACACTCTTAACCTTAAAACTGGGCCTTCAAAGCATCTCTGGCATAAGGATAACAGACAAATTATTGAAGAGAACATATGAATATAATGATATTGCAAAAGTCTGTGTAATACcttccattttaaaatga